One genomic region from Rosa rugosa chromosome 1, drRosRugo1.1, whole genome shotgun sequence encodes:
- the LOC133727449 gene encoding precursor of CEP9-like, which translates to MEAKCAILFALIACLEIVSIEGIRPFWPEKKIAETIVIDTIEANYKRELGEQSSHPNNLKGEVKSAVVKNQGHFGKSGTAAYNDEEDFRPTTPGNSPGAGHKSLQGSEPKTLVGVGKYFATGTKEDYRPTQPGHSPGVGHALQENVKPRP; encoded by the coding sequence ATGGAAGCTAAATGTGCTATTCTTTTTGCCCTAATAGCATGCCTTGAAATTGTGTCTATTGAGGGAATAAGGCCCTTTTggccagaaaaaaaaattgcagagacGATCGTCATCGATACCATTGAAGCTAACTATAAAAGAGAATTGGGAGAGCAAAGCAGCCATCCCAACAACTTGAAGGGAGAAGTCAAAAGTGCAGTGGTGAAGAATCAAGGACACTTCGGTAAGTCAGGAACTGCAGCATACAATGACGAAGAAGATTTTCGACCTACAACACCAGGTAACAGCCCCGGTGCTGGTCATAAGTCATTACAAGGCAGCGAACCAAAGACACTAGTGGGTGTTGGGAAGTATTTTGCTACAGGAACGAAAGAAGATTACCGGCCAACCCAACCTGGTCACAGCCCTGGTGTGGGCCATGCTCTTCAAGAAAATGTCAAACCAAGGCCATAG